A single window of Sporosarcina sp. FSL W7-1349 DNA harbors:
- a CDS encoding RtcB family protein produces the protein MIFGEHEPNTLRQFENCLQTGNVAGGVLCADGHYGYSQPVGGVIVYDNQISPSGVGYDIACGNKAVRTNLQYEDIKKDIPRIMDDIAARISFGIGRKNKERVDHELFDDPDWNVFRQIGQQEHDKLKKLAVDQLGTVGAGNHFVDLLVEERTGDVWVANHFGSRGFGHKTASGFLNLANGMEFSDRAPGESMEQAPTLIDLDSELGDLYYRAMTLAGKYAYAGRDYVMDEVLAILGAESEFEVHNHHNFAWKETHRGKERIVVRKGATPSAPGQLGFIGGSMGDISVIVRGKDNAENENAFYSTVHGAGRIMSRTQAAGKMNWKKRTRIGGQISPDMMEKAVKRFGVELRGGGTDESPFVYRKLQSVLDAHEDTIDVLHVLKPVGVCMAGANEFDPYKD, from the coding sequence ATGATTTTTGGCGAACACGAACCGAATACGTTGCGCCAATTTGAAAATTGTTTGCAGACCGGGAACGTGGCGGGCGGTGTGTTATGCGCAGATGGCCATTATGGCTACAGCCAACCCGTCGGAGGAGTTATTGTCTATGACAATCAAATTTCTCCGTCCGGTGTCGGCTATGACATCGCTTGCGGCAATAAAGCAGTGCGGACCAACTTGCAATATGAGGACATTAAAAAAGATATCCCGCGAATCATGGACGATATTGCTGCCCGGATTTCCTTCGGCATTGGCCGAAAGAATAAGGAGCGGGTCGACCATGAACTGTTTGACGATCCTGATTGGAATGTATTCCGCCAGATCGGTCAGCAGGAGCACGACAAGCTGAAGAAACTGGCGGTTGACCAGCTTGGGACGGTTGGGGCCGGCAATCATTTCGTCGATCTGCTCGTCGAAGAGAGGACGGGCGATGTCTGGGTGGCGAACCATTTCGGCAGCCGCGGTTTCGGCCATAAGACCGCGAGCGGCTTCCTCAACTTGGCGAACGGGATGGAGTTTTCCGACCGAGCGCCGGGTGAAAGCATGGAGCAGGCTCCGACTTTGATTGACCTCGATAGCGAATTGGGCGACTTATATTATCGCGCGATGACGCTTGCCGGAAAATATGCGTACGCGGGACGCGATTATGTGATGGATGAAGTGTTGGCCATACTTGGTGCAGAATCTGAGTTCGAGGTGCATAATCATCATAATTTCGCCTGGAAAGAAACTCATCGCGGCAAAGAGCGGATCGTCGTGCGGAAAGGGGCGACACCTTCCGCACCGGGCCAGCTTGGATTCATCGGCGGTAGCATGGGCGACATTTCAGTCATTGTTCGCGGGAAGGATAATGCGGAAAATGAAAACGCCTTTTACAGCACTGTCCATGGGGCGGGCCGGATCATGAGCCGGACCCAAGCCGCCGGGAAGATGAATTGGAAGAAACGGACCCGGATAGGCGGCCAAATTTCACCAGATATGATGGAAAAGGCGGTGAAACGGTTTGGTGTCGAACTGAGGGGCGGCGGTACGGACGAAAGCCCATTCGTCTACAGGAAATTGCAATCCGTCTTGGATGCCCATGAAGATACGATCGATGTTTTACATGTACTGAAACCAGTCGGTGTCTGCATGGCAGGCGCAAATGAATTCGATCCGTATAAGGATTGA
- a CDS encoding manganese catalase family protein, with translation MYYYKEELINPITPPDKPDPEAAKVMQEILGGHFGEMRTMMQYFFQSSNFRGKETQYRDLLRGVFLEEIAHVELVQNTINQLLNDSGESAIPGNAGVDQAPLDDAVRHANPHHYIIGAQASLPVDAAGNPWNGSWVYSHGNLISDLLDNLVLESTGVLQKSRIYEMSSNKTFRETLAFLIVRDNAHQNAFAKALETLGVEWGKLFPVPNYDINKYPECRKYVELGYHNAQFNFRLDPTRIGEIFQGQSPSRNNDELKVTPPPAGFPVPLMPDMPNEHSPGIQDMNN, from the coding sequence GTGTATTACTACAAAGAAGAACTGATCAACCCCATCACTCCTCCCGATAAACCCGACCCCGAAGCCGCTAAAGTAATGCAGGAAATCCTTGGTGGTCACTTTGGAGAAATGCGTACCATGATGCAGTACTTCTTCCAAAGTTCCAATTTCCGAGGTAAGGAAACACAATATCGCGATTTACTTCGTGGTGTATTTTTGGAAGAAATCGCTCATGTCGAGCTTGTACAGAATACAATTAACCAATTATTAAATGATTCAGGTGAATCGGCTATCCCTGGTAATGCCGGAGTCGATCAAGCACCTCTTGATGATGCTGTTAGACATGCAAATCCCCATCATTACATTATTGGTGCTCAAGCCTCTCTTCCTGTAGATGCTGCGGGAAATCCTTGGAACGGCTCTTGGGTTTATAGTCATGGCAATTTGATTAGCGATCTGCTCGATAACCTGGTTTTAGAATCAACCGGCGTCTTGCAAAAATCTCGAATTTACGAAATGAGCTCGAATAAGACATTCCGAGAGACATTAGCTTTCCTAATCGTGAGAGATAACGCACATCAGAACGCTTTTGCAAAAGCATTAGAAACGCTTGGCGTTGAATGGGGTAAGCTTTTCCCTGTCCCGAATTACGATATCAATAAATATCCTGAATGCCGAAAATATGTGGAGTTAGGATATCATAACGCTCAGTTCAACTTCAGATTAGACCCAACTAGAATCGGGGAAATTTTCCAAGGACAGTCCCCTAGTAGAAATAATGATGAACTTAAAGTTACTCCTCCACCCGCTGGATTCCCTGTACCTTTAATGCCTGACATGCCAAATGAACATAGTCCAGGGATTCAAGACATGAATAACTAA